In Geopsychrobacter electrodiphilus DSM 16401, a single window of DNA contains:
- a CDS encoding helix-turn-helix domain-containing protein, translating into MEVEMTLGQQIKAARNKAKMRGEDLGALVGLTKGTISKIENDELKNPPDARTLIRISEVLNAPEILLHHCQTCPIRQHIMLRNYPELNNIRNDPASIVSKMQKEMKEALLATDDLAEKYLKIDFKSDPEYRATFVRAMEQILDVERVIEELKFDLVLKQIHTQEELQEVIDNQQQKCIDHGHHKPERSGEDRRTGTEG; encoded by the coding sequence TTGGAGGTTGAAATGACTTTAGGCCAGCAAATAAAAGCGGCAAGAAATAAAGCCAAGATGCGCGGAGAGGACCTCGGTGCTCTTGTTGGGTTAACAAAGGGGACTATCTCTAAAATTGAAAATGATGAGCTTAAGAACCCGCCAGATGCTCGCACATTAATCCGAATATCTGAGGTCCTTAACGCACCTGAGATCCTCCTGCATCACTGCCAAACCTGCCCCATCAGACAACACATTATGCTGCGCAACTATCCAGAATTGAACAATATCCGCAATGACCCGGCGTCTATCGTTTCCAAAATGCAGAAGGAAATGAAAGAGGCGCTCTTGGCGACTGATGATCTGGCCGAGAAGTATTTGAAGATCGACTTCAAGAGTGATCCGGAATATCGGGCAACTTTCGTCCGGGCAATGGAGCAGATTCTTGATGTTGAGCGGGTGATTGAGGAGCTGAAGTTTGACCTGGTGCTGAAGCAGATCCACACGCAGGAAGAACTGCAAGAAGTGATCGACAACCAACAGCAGAAGTGTATCGACCACGGTCATCACAAGCCTGAGCGCAGTGGTGAGGATCGTCGTACTGGCACGGAGGGGTAA
- a CDS encoding helix-turn-helix domain-containing protein produces the protein MEDKTRGIGRRVRDIREKLNLTQEDLGKILGVEKGTVSKYENEGTKLSPDALATIASMGKSTIDWLVIGKGPGPGAHSNTNETQTPYGGLNRELAAEVVSFIFETANELGVTLIPEKAKNLFLMIHDEFAATKQIDKAKVIQLIRLAA, from the coding sequence ATGGAAGATAAAACAAGAGGCATAGGCAGGAGGGTTCGGGATATCCGCGAGAAGTTAAATCTCACGCAGGAAGACCTCGGAAAAATTCTCGGAGTTGAAAAAGGGACTGTCTCAAAATATGAAAATGAGGGTACAAAGCTGAGCCCAGATGCTCTCGCAACTATTGCGAGCATGGGTAAATCAACCATTGACTGGCTTGTGATCGGTAAAGGGCCAGGACCTGGCGCACACTCAAACACCAACGAAACACAAACGCCATACGGGGGCCTCAACCGAGAACTCGCGGCCGAGGTTGTCAGTTTCATCTTCGAAACTGCAAATGAACTCGGGGTGACGCTCATCCCCGAAAAAGCCAAAAACCTGTTCTTAATGATTCATGATGAATTCGCTGCCACCAAGCAGATCGACAAAGCCAAGGTTATTCAATTGATCCGCCTCGCGGCCTGA
- a CDS encoding zinc ribbon domain-containing protein has protein sequence MIYIVVWVICGFICSVIAGSKGRSSGAFFFLGILFGPIGIIIAAVIPKNDLVIEKDAIQNGHMKKCPKCAEAIKAEAVVCRYCSYEFGAKNEPIIGEAQPNEMKQVDCGHCSTTINYSTKLAGTTERCPKCSNLMIFPA, from the coding sequence ATGATATATATTGTTGTTTGGGTTATTTGTGGGTTTATCTGCTCAGTAATCGCCGGATCAAAAGGTCGAAGCTCTGGAGCTTTTTTCTTTCTCGGAATTCTTTTTGGCCCCATCGGTATAATTATTGCCGCAGTCATCCCCAAAAACGACCTGGTTATCGAAAAAGATGCTATTCAAAACGGACATATGAAGAAATGTCCCAAGTGTGCTGAAGCGATAAAAGCAGAGGCTGTTGTTTGCCGATATTGTTCCTACGAATTTGGCGCAAAAAATGAACCCATTATAGGCGAAGCTCAACCCAATGAAATGAAACAGGTTGACTGCGGACATTGTTCAACAACTATCAACTACTCCACAAAACTTGCAGGGACAACGGAGCGTTGCCCAAAGTGTAGCAATTTGATGATCTTCCCAGCATAG
- a CDS encoding SDH family Clp fold serine proteinase has translation MMYVNRKAMYQELEQARNSKVLVYVTGDRPGLETRIASEVYDLFVNQLDKIGITNKISLYLYTRGGDTLAAWSIINLIKQFADEIEVIVPSKCHSAGTLMALGANNIIMTKQATLGPIDPSINDPLNPQIPGAAPDAKVPVSVEDIKGFIELAVEECKMTGPEHLKDVMSILSNNVHPLVLGRVFRAKSQIQMLATKLIKEHIEDESIVERIVKFLCSESGSHDYTIHRREARNSLGMLVEKPDDVLYAKIKNIYDDIENELALTSRFEPNSFLGTDNQKTYGLKRCLLESVEGGSHYYVSEGVIRRQQIQPQPGIVQQVINDNRSFEGWKYETP, from the coding sequence ATGATGTACGTAAATCGAAAGGCAATGTATCAGGAATTGGAGCAGGCTAGAAATTCAAAAGTACTAGTTTATGTAACAGGAGATCGTCCTGGACTAGAAACCAGGATCGCGTCAGAAGTATATGACCTTTTTGTAAACCAGTTGGATAAAATTGGAATAACTAATAAAATCTCTCTTTATCTCTATACACGTGGTGGAGATACACTTGCTGCATGGAGTATTATTAATTTAATAAAACAATTCGCGGACGAAATTGAAGTTATAGTACCCTCAAAGTGCCATAGCGCTGGCACACTTATGGCCTTGGGTGCTAACAATATTATTATGACAAAGCAGGCCACTTTAGGGCCAATAGATCCAAGTATTAACGACCCACTGAACCCGCAGATACCAGGTGCTGCACCTGATGCAAAGGTTCCTGTTAGCGTAGAAGATATAAAGGGCTTCATAGAACTCGCAGTAGAAGAATGTAAAATGACAGGGCCAGAACACCTTAAAGACGTCATGTCAATACTTTCAAATAACGTTCATCCTTTGGTTCTTGGTCGTGTCTTTAGAGCAAAAAGCCAGATTCAAATGCTTGCAACAAAACTCATTAAAGAACACATTGAAGATGAAAGCATAGTAGAAAGGATTGTTAAGTTTTTATGTAGTGAATCTGGTAGCCATGATTACACGATTCACCGCAGGGAAGCACGGAATTCTCTGGGAATGTTAGTAGAAAAACCGGACGACGTACTTTACGCGAAGATAAAAAATATTTATGATGATATTGAAAATGAATTAGCATTGACCTCTCGATTTGAACCAAACAGCTTTCTTGGTACTGACAACCAAAAAACATATGGCCTTAAGCGGTGTTTGCTTGAAAGTGTTGAAGGTGGAAGTCACTACTACGTTAGTGAAGGTGTGATTCGTCGCCAGCAAATTCAGCCACAACCGGGGATAGTACAACAGGTAATCAATGATAACCGCAGCTTTGAGGGATGGAAATATGAAACACCATAG
- a CDS encoding recombinase family protein, whose amino-acid sequence MNAAIYIRKSREDKDKDSHRLTVQREQLPAYAIAQGWKPHIYDDGHASAARGKAEDLKQRARLEADINAGKINIILTIELSRLSRDDSLQDYTAWLHLCGQHQVKLATLSRTLDPAQTSDWMLLLLEGGFSSVEMKIMQIRMAEGRRQAKLAGKYLGGKPPMPYTYDKAEHAVKIDPQQLKTFERIITLAHNHSARSIAEQVGLPHIRVRRIIADDRLLFYQGKRLDEQTGNEITGQWPAVIDAKTAHAIAQNRKTGHHSPRREITGMLSACGLMICQYCGRSVRTWANGKPRKSDGLKLQYYGCRHLDKKGGCGSARMIPQSVIDQLVLTNVSNTLERLDQIKTYWIDHNSTNTTAQQIKAINTELDSLQKQKQRLIDAITEGIIDFADAKEKRQQIETSSNACKKRLAELTNQTTEPPNWEDITLTRAEIDQLTKKEQRELLIAILESITIGTTTITLNYKFPRHPDGRTTAQIKLPAPGKTNPKGHWKP is encoded by the coding sequence ATGAACGCCGCCATCTACATCCGCAAATCCCGTGAGGACAAAGACAAAGACTCCCACCGCCTCACTGTCCAACGTGAACAGCTTCCAGCCTATGCCATCGCGCAAGGCTGGAAGCCCCATATCTATGATGACGGCCACGCCAGCGCCGCCCGGGGTAAAGCCGAAGATCTGAAGCAACGCGCCCGACTCGAAGCCGACATCAACGCCGGTAAAATCAACATCATCCTCACCATCGAACTCTCGCGCCTCAGCCGCGACGACAGCTTGCAAGACTACACCGCCTGGTTGCATCTGTGCGGACAACACCAGGTTAAGCTCGCCACCCTCAGCCGCACCCTCGATCCAGCCCAAACCAGCGACTGGATGCTGCTGCTCCTGGAAGGCGGGTTCTCTTCGGTCGAAATGAAGATCATGCAGATCCGCATGGCAGAAGGGCGGCGGCAGGCGAAACTCGCCGGTAAATACCTGGGCGGCAAACCACCCATGCCCTACACTTATGATAAAGCCGAACACGCCGTCAAAATCGATCCACAACAGCTCAAAACCTTCGAACGCATCATCACCCTTGCTCACAACCACAGCGCCCGCAGCATCGCCGAGCAGGTGGGCCTGCCGCACATCCGCGTGCGCCGTATCATCGCCGATGATCGCCTGCTCTTTTACCAGGGCAAACGCCTCGACGAGCAGACCGGCAATGAGATCACCGGCCAATGGCCCGCCGTCATCGACGCTAAAACCGCCCACGCCATCGCCCAAAACCGCAAAACCGGACACCACAGCCCCCGGCGTGAGATCACCGGCATGCTCAGCGCCTGCGGCCTGATGATCTGCCAATACTGCGGCCGCTCCGTCCGCACCTGGGCCAACGGTAAGCCCCGCAAAAGCGACGGCCTCAAGCTACAATACTACGGCTGCCGACACCTCGACAAAAAAGGCGGCTGCGGATCCGCGCGCATGATCCCCCAGAGCGTCATCGACCAGCTCGTGCTCACCAACGTCTCCAACACCCTCGAGCGCCTCGATCAGATCAAAACCTACTGGATCGACCACAACAGCACCAACACCACCGCCCAGCAGATCAAAGCCATCAACACCGAACTCGACAGCCTGCAAAAACAAAAACAGCGCCTCATCGACGCCATCACCGAAGGCATTATCGACTTCGCCGACGCCAAAGAAAAACGCCAACAGATCGAAACTAGCAGCAACGCCTGTAAAAAACGCCTGGCCGAACTCACCAACCAAACCACCGAACCGCCCAACTGGGAGGACATCACCCTCACCCGGGCAGAGATCGACCAGCTCACCAAAAAAGAACAGCGCGAACTGCTGATAGCCATACTTGAAAGCATCACCATCGGCACCACCACCATCACTCTCAACTACAAATTTCCCCGCCACCCAGACGGCCGAACCACCGCCCAAATAAAACTCCCCGCACCCGGCAAAACCAACCCCAAAGGCCACTGGAAACCATAA
- the wrbA gene encoding NAD(P)H:quinone oxidoreductase, which produces MTKIQVVFYSMYSHVYQLAEAISAGARQVAGVEVSLLQVPELMSEEALEKSGAKAARDSFAHIPMATPDHLAEADGIIFGTPTRFGNMTAQMRNFLDQTGGLWMTGGLIGKVSSVFASTGTQHGGQETTITSFHTTLLHHGMIIVGVPYSEQRLLTLDEVSGGSPYGATTLAGADGSRMPSENELAIARFQGQHVAEVTAQLKRGA; this is translated from the coding sequence ATGACAAAAATCCAGGTAGTTTTTTACAGCATGTATTCGCATGTTTATCAGTTGGCTGAAGCTATCAGCGCGGGGGCTCGCCAGGTCGCGGGGGTTGAAGTCAGCCTGCTCCAGGTCCCCGAACTCATGTCGGAGGAGGCGCTGGAGAAGAGCGGCGCTAAAGCCGCCCGTGACAGTTTTGCTCATATTCCGATGGCCACCCCCGACCACCTGGCCGAGGCCGACGGCATCATCTTCGGCACCCCGACCCGTTTCGGCAACATGACAGCTCAAATGCGCAACTTTCTCGATCAGACCGGCGGACTGTGGATGACAGGCGGCCTGATTGGTAAAGTCAGCAGTGTCTTCGCCTCAACCGGGACCCAGCACGGTGGTCAGGAGACCACCATCACCAGCTTTCACACCACATTGCTGCACCACGGCATGATCATCGTCGGAGTTCCCTACAGCGAACAGCGTCTCCTGACCCTGGACGAAGTTTCGGGTGGCTCGCCCTACGGCGCCACCACTCTCGCCGGCGCCGACGGTTCACGCATGCCGAGTGAAAATGAACTGGCCATTGCGCGCTTTCAGGGGCAGCATGTTGCCGAGGTGACCGCCCAGCTTAAGCGCGGCGCCTAA
- a CDS encoding DoxX family protein, with the protein MFKKFLTTNNDLSLLLLRLTLGVVILPHGLQKTIGLFGGYGFSGTYGFLTGQMGVPGALALLVILAESLGALGLITGFLTRLGALGVAANMIGAIAMVHWQNGFFMNWTGNQGGEGFEFHLLAIGIAVVLLIKGGGALSVDKMLTDK; encoded by the coding sequence ATGTTTAAAAAATTTCTCACTACCAACAATGATCTGTCGCTGCTGCTGCTCCGTTTAACCCTGGGCGTCGTCATCCTGCCCCATGGCCTGCAGAAGACCATCGGTCTGTTTGGCGGCTACGGATTCTCCGGTACCTACGGCTTTTTGACCGGTCAGATGGGGGTTCCGGGAGCATTAGCCCTGCTGGTAATACTTGCCGAATCATTAGGTGCTCTCGGTCTGATCACTGGTTTTCTGACCCGCCTCGGGGCCCTTGGAGTTGCAGCGAATATGATTGGCGCCATCGCCATGGTCCACTGGCAGAATGGCTTTTTTATGAACTGGACCGGCAACCAGGGCGGTGAAGGTTTCGAGTTTCATCTTCTGGCGATCGGCATTGCCGTCGTGCTGCTGATCAAGGGGGGCGGGGCCTTATCGGTCGACAAAATGCTGACCGACAAGTAA
- a CDS encoding MarR family winged helix-turn-helix transcriptional regulator, with translation MPTHHQGSPQEDLALNTYISLLRCAETVTSDTTRNLASINLSVGQFGTLEALYHLGPLCQRDIGKKLLKTGGNITTVVDNLEKRGLVKRHRLPEDRRYYSVALTEAGRKLIAEIMPCQIGNITRRLAVLTAPEQVELRRLCRKLGLGV, from the coding sequence TTGCCGACCCATCATCAGGGCAGCCCTCAGGAAGACCTGGCCCTTAACACCTACATCAGCTTATTACGTTGTGCCGAGACCGTCACGAGCGATACCACCCGAAATCTGGCCTCCATCAATTTGAGCGTCGGGCAGTTCGGAACACTTGAGGCCCTCTATCACCTTGGCCCGCTCTGTCAGCGGGATATCGGTAAAAAGCTGCTCAAAACTGGTGGCAACATAACGACAGTGGTCGACAACCTTGAAAAACGCGGCCTGGTCAAGAGGCACAGACTGCCTGAAGACCGCCGTTACTATAGCGTCGCGCTGACCGAAGCCGGCCGCAAATTGATCGCAGAAATTATGCCGTGCCAGATTGGAAATATTACCCGCCGTCTGGCGGTGCTTACCGCTCCTGAGCAGGTTGAACTGCGCCGCCTGTGCCGTAAACTTGGCCTTGGGGTCTGA
- a CDS encoding Lrp/AsnC family transcriptional regulator, giving the protein MDNQLQISIDAIDRRILSALQTDGRLSNVQLAQAAGLSESACLRRVRLLEQSGIIDRYVMLINQAAIGKPGNVFVQVTLEGQQQEKMQLFEKEIIKVSEVLECYLMSGASDYLLRVIVRDNTDYLRIHNLLTSLSGVLRVQSSFALKTVVRKTELPLEQRS; this is encoded by the coding sequence ATGGATAATCAGCTACAGATAAGCATTGATGCGATTGATCGCCGTATTTTAAGCGCCCTGCAGACAGATGGTCGCCTGAGTAACGTGCAACTGGCACAGGCGGCCGGTCTGTCAGAGTCGGCCTGCCTGCGCCGGGTGCGCCTCCTGGAGCAGAGCGGGATCATCGACCGTTACGTGATGCTGATTAATCAGGCGGCGATCGGCAAACCGGGAAACGTCTTTGTCCAGGTGACTCTGGAAGGTCAGCAGCAAGAGAAGATGCAGCTGTTCGAAAAAGAGATCATCAAGGTCAGCGAAGTCCTGGAATGCTATCTGATGTCGGGTGCCAGTGATTATCTGCTGCGCGTTATTGTTCGTGACAATACAGATTACCTGCGCATCCACAACCTTCTCACCAGCCTGTCCGGCGTGCTGCGTGTCCAATCCTCATTTGCCCTAAAAACTGTGGTGCGAAAAACTGAACTGCCGCTCGAACAACGCAGCTAA
- the ald gene encoding alanine dehydrogenase — translation MIVGILKEIKTEENRVCMTPAGAEVMCNNGHQVLVETGAGIGSGFSDADYLAAGASIAADNKEVFAKAEMLMHVKEPQPSEYPLIRPGQIFFTYFHFAASAELTRAMLKSKAVCIAYETITQPDGSLPLLTPMSEVAGRMAAQEGAKYLERSQGGRGILMGGVPGVAPATVLVLGGGVVGTHAAQMACGLGAKVYLLDMNLDRLRHLAVVMPKNCFPMMSSPATVRDLVQEADVVIGAVLLHGAKAPKLVTREMLKTMKKGAVLVDVAIDQGGCFETSKATTHKDPIYEVDGIVHYCVANMPGAVPLTSTMALTNATLPYALSIASRGWKAVAKSHVGIRAGFNVVEGTVCYKGVAEAFDMDYVPVEELVKVEP, via the coding sequence ATGATCGTTGGTATTTTGAAAGAGATCAAAACCGAGGAGAACCGGGTCTGTATGACACCGGCCGGGGCTGAAGTGATGTGTAATAACGGTCATCAGGTGCTGGTCGAAACCGGCGCCGGTATTGGCAGCGGCTTTAGTGACGCCGATTATCTGGCGGCTGGCGCCAGCATTGCTGCGGACAATAAAGAGGTTTTCGCCAAAGCCGAGATGCTGATGCATGTCAAGGAACCGCAGCCGAGTGAATACCCTCTGATTCGTCCCGGTCAGATCTTCTTCACCTATTTTCATTTTGCCGCCAGCGCAGAGTTGACCCGCGCGATGCTGAAGAGCAAGGCGGTCTGTATCGCCTATGAAACCATCACCCAGCCGGATGGCAGCCTGCCGCTTCTGACCCCGATGAGTGAGGTCGCCGGACGGATGGCGGCGCAGGAAGGTGCCAAATATCTCGAACGGTCGCAGGGCGGCCGCGGCATCCTGATGGGCGGTGTACCGGGGGTGGCCCCTGCGACCGTACTGGTTTTGGGCGGCGGGGTAGTCGGAACCCACGCGGCGCAGATGGCTTGCGGACTCGGGGCCAAGGTCTACTTGCTCGATATGAACCTTGATCGCCTGCGGCATCTTGCGGTCGTGATGCCGAAGAACTGTTTTCCGATGATGTCCTCGCCAGCCACGGTCCGTGACCTGGTGCAGGAGGCTGACGTCGTGATCGGCGCGGTCCTGCTGCATGGCGCCAAGGCACCGAAGCTGGTGACGCGCGAGATGTTGAAGACTATGAAGAAGGGGGCGGTGCTGGTCGATGTCGCCATTGATCAGGGGGGCTGCTTTGAAACCTCGAAGGCCACCACTCACAAGGATCCGATCTATGAGGTTGACGGGATCGTCCACTACTGTGTCGCCAATATGCCGGGCGCGGTGCCGCTGACCTCGACCATGGCGTTGACCAACGCGACGCTCCCCTATGCGCTGAGCATCGCGAGCAGGGGGTGGAAGGCGGTCGCCAAGAGTCACGTCGGCATCCGGGCCGGTTTCAACGTGGTCGAAGGGACTGTCTGCTATAAAGGGGTGGCCGAAGCGTTTGATATGGACTACGTTCCGGTCGAAGAGTTGGTGAAGGTTGAACCCTGA
- a CDS encoding fatty acid--CoA ligase → MSANLIQRTLSAYSYPLLIKNLLNAPVVDDPQQQIVYRDQMRFSYAEFRQRVCRLANVLSEIGVKPGDTVAVMDWDSHRYLECFYAVPMLGAVLHTVNIRLSPEQILYTIDHAEDDYILVNEEFLPILEQIKGRIDTVKSYILLQDGQQQPQTSLSFEGEYEALLDGADDHFAFVDFDENTRATTFYTTGTTGLPKGVYFSHRQLVLHTLGVLAAMGTPAGQGRFHQKDVYMPITPMFHVHAWGFPYVATALGIKQVYPGKYAPEMLLNLLEKEGVTLSHCVPTILHLLITHPRWAEIDLSHWKVLIGGAALPKAMCLTALKKGIDIFSGYGMSETCPVLTIAHIGEEDLSEEEEVEVRCKTGRPMPLVELRIADESLAEIPRDGESVGEIVVRAPWLTQGYLKDQRNSETLWRGGYLHTGDVAQRNQQNYLKITDRIKDVIKIGGEWLSSLELEDLICTHPQVTEVAVIGLPDEKWGERPLALVVKKAESGLNEKELLQNLRSFIDKGIVSKQALLLKVQFVEAIDKTSVGKINKRLLREKHLAT, encoded by the coding sequence ATGTCCGCAAATCTGATCCAGCGCACACTGAGCGCCTACTCCTATCCCCTGCTGATCAAAAATCTGCTGAACGCGCCGGTGGTTGACGACCCGCAGCAGCAGATCGTCTATCGCGACCAGATGCGCTTTTCCTACGCTGAGTTTCGCCAGCGCGTCTGTCGACTGGCCAATGTCCTGAGCGAAATCGGTGTCAAACCCGGAGACACGGTCGCGGTCATGGACTGGGACAGCCACCGTTATCTTGAGTGTTTCTACGCGGTGCCGATGTTGGGGGCGGTGCTGCACACGGTCAATATCCGCCTGTCGCCTGAACAGATCCTCTATACCATCGACCACGCCGAAGATGATTACATCCTGGTCAACGAAGAGTTCCTGCCGATCCTGGAACAGATCAAGGGCCGGATCGACACGGTCAAGAGCTACATTCTGCTACAGGACGGGCAGCAGCAGCCCCAAACCTCACTCAGTTTCGAGGGGGAGTACGAGGCACTGCTCGATGGCGCCGACGATCATTTCGCCTTTGTCGATTTCGATGAAAACACCCGCGCCACAACCTTCTATACCACCGGCACCACCGGCCTGCCGAAGGGGGTCTACTTCAGTCACCGTCAGCTGGTCCTCCACACCCTTGGCGTTTTAGCGGCAATGGGCACGCCTGCCGGACAGGGGCGTTTTCATCAAAAAGATGTCTATATGCCGATCACGCCGATGTTCCATGTCCACGCCTGGGGCTTCCCCTATGTGGCGACCGCGCTCGGCATTAAGCAGGTCTACCCCGGCAAGTATGCGCCGGAGATGCTGTTGAATCTCCTCGAAAAGGAGGGGGTCACCCTCTCCCATTGCGTACCGACGATCCTGCACCTGCTGATAACCCATCCTCGCTGGGCCGAGATTGACCTCTCCCACTGGAAAGTCCTGATCGGTGGCGCGGCCCTGCCGAAGGCGATGTGCCTGACGGCGCTTAAAAAAGGGATCGATATCTTCAGCGGCTACGGTATGTCCGAAACCTGCCCGGTGCTGACTATCGCCCATATCGGTGAAGAGGATCTGAGCGAAGAGGAAGAAGTTGAGGTGCGCTGTAAAACCGGCCGCCCGATGCCGCTGGTCGAACTGCGGATTGCCGATGAGAGCCTTGCCGAAATCCCGCGCGATGGCGAAAGTGTCGGCGAAATTGTCGTGCGCGCCCCCTGGCTGACCCAGGGATATCTCAAGGATCAACGGAACTCTGAAACCCTGTGGCGGGGCGGATATCTGCACACCGGTGACGTCGCCCAGCGCAATCAGCAGAATTACCTGAAGATTACCGACCGGATTAAGGATGTCATCAAGATCGGCGGCGAGTGGCTTTCATCCCTCGAACTCGAAGATCTGATCTGCACCCATCCCCAGGTTACGGAGGTCGCGGTGATCGGGCTGCCTGACGAGAAATGGGGGGAACGTCCCCTGGCCCTGGTGGTCAAAAAGGCCGAGTCGGGGCTGAACGAAAAGGAGCTGTTGCAAAACCTGCGCAGCTTCATCGACAAGGGGATTGTTTCCAAGCAGGCGCTGCTCTTGAAGGTGCAGTTCGTCGAGGCGATTGACAAGACCAGCGTCGGCAAAATCAACAAGCGCCTGCTGCGCGAGAAACACCTGGCAACCTGA
- the rocF gene encoding arginase produces MSKPDDKAMKQKIVRIIGIPMDLGQNKRGVDMGPAALRYAGLAERLKRIGLVVQDAGNIMVPVRDAIDSRQKGFVPAIAQVCNAAYLAGSQAVSEGIIPIFMGGDHSIAIGTIGGVTADGAETGVIWVDAHADYNTPESSPSGNVHGMPLAALLGDGPDELISVGRSGLKLKPENVVLIGLRDLDASEKERLKKSGMLLFSMREIDEQGMGKVAAEAIQKLANCTRIHVSLDVDALDPNEAPGVGTPVPGGLSYREAQLLMEIIADSRKLTSLDIVEINPILDQRNRTAEVAVELVASLLGKSIL; encoded by the coding sequence TTGTCTAAACCAGATGACAAAGCCATGAAACAAAAAATTGTACGCATTATCGGGATCCCCATGGATCTGGGACAAAACAAGCGCGGCGTTGATATGGGTCCTGCGGCGCTGCGTTATGCGGGGTTGGCGGAGCGTTTGAAGCGGATCGGGCTGGTGGTGCAGGATGCCGGCAATATTATGGTGCCGGTGCGCGATGCGATCGATTCGCGCCAAAAGGGTTTTGTGCCGGCGATCGCTCAGGTGTGCAATGCGGCTTACCTTGCCGGAAGCCAGGCGGTCAGCGAGGGGATCATTCCCATCTTCATGGGGGGAGATCATTCCATTGCCATCGGCACCATCGGCGGTGTGACTGCCGATGGTGCCGAGACCGGAGTCATCTGGGTCGATGCTCATGCAGACTACAATACTCCTGAAAGTTCCCCTTCGGGCAATGTCCATGGCATGCCGCTGGCGGCACTTTTGGGGGATGGCCCAGATGAGCTGATCAGCGTCGGGCGCAGCGGCTTGAAGCTCAAACCCGAAAATGTGGTTTTAATCGGACTGCGTGATCTGGATGCTTCCGAAAAGGAACGCTTGAAAAAGAGCGGGATGCTGCTCTTCAGCATGCGCGAAATCGACGAGCAGGGGATGGGGAAGGTCGCCGCGGAAGCCATTCAGAAATTGGCCAACTGTACGCGAATTCACGTCAGCCTGGATGTCGACGCTCTTGATCCCAATGAGGCCCCCGGCGTCGGAACTCCGGTGCCCGGTGGTTTGAGTTATCGCGAAGCCCAGCTGCTGATGGAAATCATCGCAGACAGCCGTAAACTCACTTCTCTCGATATCGTCGAGATCAACCCGATCCTTGATCAACGCAACCGCACTGCTGAGGTTGCGGTTGAGCTGGTGGCTTCTCTGCTGGGCAAGAGCATTCTTTAG
- the sfsA gene encoding DNA/RNA nuclease SfsA, which translates to MQLPTPLFAGRLLRRYKRFLADVELADGTIVTAHTPNTGSMMQCAVPGFEVLLSAKDDPKRKLKFTLELIRVNGYWVDTHTQRSNRIVEEALRQGAISEFRDYHVSREYCFGASRIDFYLEKGEERVLLEVKNVTLCDDAVARFPDAVTKRGQKHLQELKMAVQQGWRGVIFYLVQRGEATSFSPADEIDGEYGRLLREVVSAGVEAVAYRTLTSDTENRVAMRIPVILD; encoded by the coding sequence ATGCAGCTTCCCACCCCTCTTTTTGCCGGTCGTTTGCTCAGGCGCTATAAGCGTTTTTTGGCCGATGTTGAATTGGCAGACGGTACAATTGTGACCGCGCATACCCCCAACACCGGAAGTATGATGCAATGCGCCGTACCCGGCTTTGAGGTGCTGCTCTCGGCCAAAGATGATCCCAAACGTAAGCTGAAATTCACCCTTGAACTGATCCGAGTTAATGGCTACTGGGTCGATACCCACACTCAGCGCAGCAACCGGATCGTCGAGGAAGCTCTGCGCCAAGGCGCGATTTCTGAATTTCGCGACTACCATGTCAGCCGCGAATATTGCTTCGGTGCCAGTCGCATCGATTTTTATCTCGAGAAGGGCGAAGAGCGGGTGTTGCTCGAAGTCAAGAATGTCACCCTCTGTGATGACGCCGTCGCGCGTTTTCCGGATGCCGTGACGAAGCGCGGGCAGAAACATCTGCAGGAACTGAAAATGGCGGTTCAACAAGGCTGGCGCGGGGTCATTTTTTATCTGGTCCAACGTGGCGAGGCCACAAGTTTCAGCCCCGCCGACGAGATTGATGGCGAATATGGTCGCCTGTTACGTGAAGTGGTGAGCGCCGGGGTCGAAGCGGTCGCTTATAGAACCCTGACCAGTGACACGGAGAATCGCGTGGCGATGCGAATTCCGGTGATCCTGGATTAA